One genomic region from Gossypium hirsutum isolate 1008001.06 chromosome D13, Gossypium_hirsutum_v2.1, whole genome shotgun sequence encodes:
- the LOC107902343 gene encoding protein MAIN-LIKE 1-like: protein MAEFIRSGIRHISDAANNADSFRVLRGCVSVLKIALDARFMPYLELAGFGQLGLLVDESPVTGLSSLTDLAAVCYQLLGESPEDGDKYFSGIKFTWLRAKICRLSATASEGELMCAARAYIMHLIGALLMPDANGDSVHLSYLPLLADLSTARSYSWGSAVLATLYKEFCRATEPKVKDIGGCLILLQ from the exons atggctGAATTTATTCGAAGCGGTATTAGACACATATCTGATGCGGCTAATAACgcg GACTCATTCCGAGTATTAAGGGGCTGCGTGAGTGTTTTAAAGATAGCTCTGGATGCACGATTTATGCCGTACCTGGAGCTAGCCGGATTTGG TCAGCTTGGGCTCCTAGTTGACGAGAGTCCCGTTACGGGACTATCTTCATTAACCGATCTGGCTGCAGTTTGCTATCAACTCCTAGGAGAGTCACCAGAGGACGGTGATAAATATTTTTCCGGCATAAAATTTACATGGCTAAGAGCCAAAATTTGTCGACTATCAGCGACCGCCAGTGAAGGTGAGTTGATGTGCGCTGCTCGAGCGTACATCATGCATTTGATAGGGGCACTACTCATGCCTGATGCAAACGGCGACAGTGTGCATTTGTCGTACTTGCCTCTGCTTGCTGATTTGTCCACGGCTAGGTCGTACAGTTGGGGTTCGGCCGTTCTAGCAACGCTATACAAGGAGTTTTGTCGAGCGACAGAGCCGAAAGTTAAAGACATTGGTGGATGCCTCATACTGCTGCAGTAA